AGTTCCAACACCACCATCAAATAGGTAGCATTCTTGTCTccgaagagagagagggagaggagagagagaggtagaGAGGGAGGGGGAGAGGAACGCAGTCGCAGAGAGCGAAAATGGGAAGATCCGCCTCCTGTTTCAAAATCATCACGTGCGGTAGTGACGCCGTCGACAACGGTGATCTTGAGGCTTCAGAGGTGCTTGATTTGCTTCTTATTTCTTGTTTCGCTTCACATTTTATACTTACATTCGTGTTTATGTTCAATAATTAGGGTTAGAtgttccattttcatttcataatttcCATTTGCGCTCGTCTTTATGATTTGGCGAAATTTATGGATTTGATTCGCTGCCAGTGAGGTACTTTTTGGCGTTATTTAGAAATCTGCGGTGGATTTGTTTCCGGAGGCTCCGGAAATTGATATTTTAGTGATGATCCTTACGTAATTTTGACCGTGGATGCAAATTTGCAGTGCATTTATATCTTATTATTTGTAAATTCTTATGCTGCAATTCACAATGCAGTGTTATAATACATTTATGGTGATTTGTGTATAGTAGGAGGTGCACGGGATCAACGGTAACTGCCATTTTCAGAGGCAAGTCAAACTGGTTCAGATATATGAAGGATTTAGATTTTAAACACATATTTGTAAATTACAATGAGCAGAGCAATATTAGAGTCCACAattgaaaatataattcataTCACGTGAAGTGTtatatacatacattcatacatacatacatatatatacatatatatgtaagtatataaaatttttatatgaCAGTATATTGACATTAATGTCTGCTCTATATGCACAAGCTTTCATTGCTTCAGAAGTTAAGCATGAATTTTTCACTAGATGAACAATGGAGAATATGCTGTACTGTAATTATATAAACACCACGCCAGTCTGTTCTTCCTCCAATAAAATCTGTGATCTGGAATTGTATTATAAAAGTTGTAATTTGTTTTTAAAAGGGCATCATAGTTTGCTCATTTAGGGTAATAGTAGGAAGGGTCAAAATCTGTGCATGGGCTTATGCTAAATTGTACTTAATGAATCTCATTCCAGAGCAAGGGTTCAAGTGACAAACGTGGGTGGAGTTTCCGGAAGAGATCTGCCAGGCATCGAGTGTTGAGCAACACTGTGACCTCGGAAGCCCCTTCTGGGAATAAAGATAACTCTGAATCTGCTACTATTAACATCGAAACGCCAATAAATTCTAGTGTTCCAGAGAAAATATCCAAACTGCAATGGCCGGATGATAAAACCCAGTTCTCAGCTTCAGGGGACTCAAAAGTATCTGAAACTTTAATTGCCACTGAGAGTGAAACAAAGGTTGACACAAATCTGGAGAAGGAAAGTAAGGTTGACACACACCTGGAGGAATCCCTTGCCATAATCATCCAGACTGCTATCAGAGGATTCTTGGTATGTCCTTCTTACAGATTTTAGGTTTGTCAATCTCTTGGAAAATGTCAATTTAAACTTTTTTATttatcaatttatttttccaGGCTCATGAAATGCTTCTAAAGCACAAGAATGCAGTGAAGCTGCAAGCTGCTGTACGTGGGCACTTGGTCCGAAGGCATGCTGTTGGAACCCTTCGTTGTGTTCAAGCCATTGTGAAAATGCAGGCTCTTGTTCGTGCTCGCCGTGCTCGTCTATCTTTAGAAGAGTCAAATAAAGAAGAGAAGTTAGCTGGAAATAATGAGAAAGGCAATGACAGCTCAAGGCCCTTGGTAATGTAGCTCATCTTAAGCAGTCATTTCCAAATATCTACATTAATCCTTTAATTTCTGTCTGTATGGTTTTAACAATTGGCTGCATGCTGCCTTTCATTAGTTGGAGAATGCTGAAAGTGGATTATGGATATGATGATTAATGAGGTGTGTTGTGAGACAAGAGGGTACAGGATGAAGCATAAAGACTTTGAACCATGTGCTCCAATTTTCAATGGAAAGCCATTTGAAAATGAGAAATTATGCTGAAGGGTACTAGGCAACCCATGTGGCCATGCGTGCAGATATAGCCACACCATTGTTACTGCATCATGGAAGGGAGAGTTATTTTTAGGGTAAAAGACACTGACCTAcctaagatttgacaaaaagacaatgacccttcatgaggtttcaaaaattccagggacctcccttgaggtttttcaaaaagacacaaacctcccatTCTATTTTGCAAAAGGCAAGTTTTTAAAAAAAGGTGTGTTCTTTtggcaaacctcaggggaggtctatggcatttttgaaacctcatggGAGGTTTCTATCTTTTTTTCAAACCTCtagggaggtgagtgtcttttgcctttattttattattattattattcttattattattattattattatttcagttTTTTATACTTGTCCCGTCCAACAAGgattcccaagtctttttatctGCTTGGTAATTTTTAATTTCAGTTGTAAAATAGAAAatatcaattcaaaatttttgaCTTATCTAGAAAATAAGAACACAATAACTTTGAGGTCCAGAGGATGTACAATCTTGTGCTAAGATGAGGTACAAGAAAAACACATCAGTGTATTCGGAGCTTTGGCCCTTTTCCTTGATGTGTGAGTTGCATTGTTACTTTATGTTTTCAAGGGTTTTCTTGGCAGTGGTTGTCAATAAAGCTAGGTATGAGATCCCCTCCATCTATCTCTCACATTTCCTCGTTCTTCTGTTCTGTGTGGCTTGTAGAGTGTGGCTTTATTAACAGGTTATCTCTCTATTGTGTGATGAAAAAATTCTTTGCTTGCAATTTGTAGCAACAATTGCTGTTGCTGTTGTTTCATCCTTAGAAGTCCCTCTAATTATTCTTTTGTGTTTAAGGTGAAGGATCATTCTCTAAGCAAATCAAAAGTAAGGTCTGCATCGATTGAGAAGCTGCTTAGCAATGGGTTTGCTCGTCAGGTAGGGTAACTGCGGATCTTTCTTTTAGTTTCTATTTGTTAGCAGCTAACTTGCATGCTGCATGTGTTCTGACTAAACATGAAATCTCTCCCAACCCCACCCCCCcaacccttttttttttgtcaatttaAGTTAATGGAATCCACTTCCAAGACCAAGCCCATCAACATCAGATGTGATCCTTCGAAGCCCAATTCTGCTTGGACATGGTTGGAGAGGTGGATGTCTGTTTCATCATCAAATCTCACAAAACTAGAGAGACCAGAGTCAAATGTGGAGCAGCAGGAACAAGAGAAGGCTGAAAATTGTGCTGCTCCAGTGGAAGTGGACGAGTCAGCAGATATGGAGTCCTTTGTCAAGGAAATGGCAGTACCATTTGAAAGTGAGGAGAGCCTGATCACTTATGAAgcagaaaattttgaatttcatacAGGCCTTCCAAGCACTACTTCCAAAGGAGATGATAACGCAGATACTTCCAATGTGAAAATTGAAAGTGATCCACTTCTGAATCAAAATATACAATCAGATGGAAGCACTCGAGGGGAGCTCAATTCTCTTACAACTAACCCTGCGATGGATAGTGAACAACCAAAACGATCTATGAAAAGATTTGCCTCTGAACAGCTGGAGACTGATGGAAAGAAGTTCGTATTTGGGTCAAGAAAGTCAAGTAATCCTGCATTCGTTGCTGCTCAATCAAAATTTGAAGAGCTGAGTTCGTCGGCCAATCCTGGTAGATCTGTTAGTTCATCCAATCAGGATACTGGGCTTGAATCAAACCTTGAGACAGTTTCATCTGCAGTTGATTCTGTAATTCAAACAAAGGAGCTTGGCCTAGCAGAAAATTCTGTCCCCAACAATTTAAGGGTTCAAGTTGGTGGCTCTGAGTGTGGTACTGAACTTTCTGTCACTTCCACTCTAGATTCACCAGATGTGTCTGAGGTTGGAGTCACAGAATATGAGCATGAAACCAAAGTGCCAGAAGGGGTTGGCAATCTTAACAGCACTGATAACCAAGGTGTTGAAACCCCAGATGTATCAGCAAACACAGAGTCTAAtccatctcactctctccctGTTCAGCCAGGGAAAACTGATGGTGTTAATATTGAATCTGCTAACTCCGTTGTAGTTGTGGCCTCCCTACTGATAGAGGAGAAGCCAGAGAGAACTGCTTCTGATCTGCAGGTAGAGCTGGGCTCTGAGACAGGTCGTCAAGCATACCGATCATCCTCAGAAGCTTCACCAAGAAGCCATGTGACTGTCCCTGAATCCCAAGGAACACCTGCCAGTCAGTTATCAGTGAATGCTAAAAGGAGCAAAACTGATAAAAGTGGGTCAAACCACAGACGTAGGTCACTGTCAGCAGGTAAGAAATCCCCTTCAAATCCAAACTATGACTCTGGGGCAAGAAGTAGTACTGATCAATTGCCTAAAGATCAGAAAACTGGAAAGAGACGCAGTTCTTTTGGTTTACCTAGAGCTGATAATGTCGATCAAGAACCTAGAGACAGTACTAGTAGCAGTAGCATTCTTCCCAGCTACATGCAACCCACTGAATCTGCTAGAGCAAAGGCATATGCGTCGAACTCTCCAAGATCAAGCCCCGATGTGCAAGATAAAGAACTTTATGCTAAGAAGAGACATTCGCTGCCTTGTGCAAATGGAAGGCAGGGATCTCCTCGTATACAGCGATCAACGTCTCAGGCACAGCAGGGTGCAAAAGGAAATGGTGCCCATCCTCATGGTATCATCTAAACTTTTCTGTCTCCACTTTGAATTTGCAAAATTACTTTGTTTTTCCCCTTATAAAATAAGTCTTCCAACAACATTAAACGCACCAGATGCTTTGGCATACTTATGGGATAGAAGGCATCTCTTGTCAGGTCTACAAAAGAGACATTAGAACAGGAAAATAAAATAGCATCATGGCAATTATTGATCTGTGTACATTACGTTCTTATTTGCTTGATCCCTGGCTGTTTCAGAGAGAAAATGGCAGAGATGAAGAAAGTTTGGAGGTAATCTTTTGCTCACCAAGGCAGCAGCAGCCGCAGCATCCAACCAGAAGTCCCAGATGGCCACCTAGAGCTAATTGTGACCTGAGTCTACTTGATGGTTAGCTATCTATTTTTGGTTCTTGGCTTAATCGTCTTGGATATTGAATCAGTTGTTCCATGCTTCATCGCTTGGGTTGGGGGTCAGAGAGGAGGGGGGATGAtaattgatatatattatataatatgtaTAGAGTGGAAATGGAAAAATTTCGTGTACATCACTGCTGCTGCTATTTACTAGTAGTGTTATTACCATGGCATGAGAGGTTTTCCTCTTGAAGGGTTTGTTAATTTGTATGCGAGTTGAACAGTACTTGGTGTGATATTATTCAGATACAAGATGATGATATTGTGGTCTATCCAAAGTTTGAGACATCACCTGTAAGGTGGAGGGCTTCGAAAGGCTTTTCCCCGGATGGATGTTATAATAAATTGGGTCTCTGTTTTTGTATCTCTCTTTCTCATCGCATGACTATGTAAGGCATATACCACAATTGCATCTTTAATTTTTGTTTTGCGCCCCTTGAAGATTTTCTAACACTCATGGGTAAATGaccagaaattttttttttttccacatttgGCGCGGGATAGTTAGGCCAGGTTCGCTGAGCTTTAGGAGTTGCCTTTTAGCCATTTCTTCACCAAAGTCTTGCTCTTCAAGCCAATGGGTCGAGTTTGTAGTAGCAATGGGTTGTGCTTAGTTTCGATTTTCTAGTTTGGCGGCATATGCTCTTGGCCTGCTTTGTAGTTCTGGACTGGAGAGGAAAGCTTAGGGTCACGCTTGTGACCTCACGCACTGGAGGAAAAAATGAAAATGTGGGCTCATGAGTCATCTCGGCCATGGGCCACGTGAAGCCCACGAATCACTATTTCGCGGGCCTATGTGGCAACCATCTTCTCTGAAGCTGCCACGTGGATGTTTAAGCTGGTGACACATAACATTGCTCCCGAGGATGGGAAGCGGGAAGAGTTTGACATTTGGCATAGAGCAACACAAGTAGGATAATTTTCTTGATCCTCAATTCTACATTCGCTGCTGGGTTGAAATCTAATCATAATGCTGGTGTTGAACGCTGCGTCAGGAAGATGAAATCAAGgaatatgtttttaattttttaaagaattataaagacttcaacttattttttagttttacacactaaaaggtaaaaataaaaaaataaaaatttgtttggCTGTGtaaaattgtttttattttttttagattaaaattgagatcttgttttattttttaaaaactatataattttttttcaaaatcacaaaaacaaaaaaaaccctttctttcacaatggAATGGTGCCAAAATTTTATAGTGGCTTGGTCCATGTGACCTACTTCCAATCCTTGCACATGACATAAGAACAAAATTTGTAACCCAAATTCAACAATGAAAGCGTTCAATCACTTTCAGACACTGCACATGGATCATATGATTCAATTAGCGATATGCATGAAAAAGAAGTTACAATAAAAAATGCATGTATTTTAAGCTGTTAAGAAGATTGTAATGATAAGAAAATTAAACTCAAAGATCTTCTCAATTCACGTAGAGTCATCAGTCATCACACAATGATCAAATGATTTTGTTCTTTTGAAAGTAGCAAACATTTTACACAACTCCAATCTCTTTTTGTTCAATATGATAAATATAGCATTAGAGAAGTTAATACTTCGTATTCTTttgttcgttgatgaggctatatttaattttcttgggttattacaattgtgcagtgtggctcagcaggttatgactgaaaTCGCTAGAAACTCTAGAGGGCAAGGAGACTCGTTTGTAGGTCATAGGGTGCACGATAaaaaaatttaccaagatgaatcctccggcatatTCAAGAATTGATCTTATAGCTGCCTAGAATTTGATGCAAaagattgagaaagttttggcggtattacagtgtacggaggagcaaaaggtcctcttcgccacctataaactgacaggagaggctgagaggtggtggactgctatgAAACTTCTGGAATAGCAAAGGACAACgctgatagttatgacatgggaccaatttaaaaaattattctttgacagatatttcctaACCACTGTCAGGGAAgataaagtggaagagttcctaaatttgaaggaGGAGCAGCAGTTGgtccagcagtacgcggtgaggtttattgagttgtcccgCTTCACCCCGTTTATCATACCCGACGAAGTAAAGAaagtaagacagtttgaaaggggtttAAGCCGTGAGATCTACAGGCAAGTTATGGTATTGAAAATATAGGACTTcgctgagttagttgatagagcagctttgACTGAGGTTGGTGACTGACTTGTTCTGAGTTTTGCTTCAAAgtgtagaagtgtcaagttgtatcaaggatgagtccaagatcgtattccacagggtcCACTGAGTAAcaaagtatttatgaaagtttagtgaaatcttgTTGTTGTAAAATGttgtttgaaaatctttttgattttttatgatttttgaaaacagtaaacagaGTGGGATATGCTTGAGTAATCTATCAAAAtgagactgaaattttatcaattttccaaaaatgtaaatctaataacgcaggcaaaactaaacagattaactaaaACAATTTACTAAACActtgggttacgggttcaacgtccttttactttcaccatttactaatttcctaggccttattCCTCTTCttattaatccaatcaaggcattaataagattaaattttcatactaaagctcgagtaaattgaccgcatccaaacggaagaaaataattactctcattaagcatcaaccgaatttcatgaaaaaatttaTTGACGAAATCCTAAATTAAAttaaggttttgatgtgcctaacgtcaacaataaaacaagaaataagagccagtgatttatcaacgatgccttcaattttcgattttagccaaataaaagtttaacaataatatcGTAGGAAAACTAGTAAACCATGGAAAGCAATCGACACTGACCGACAACCCAAGTTATAAAACCTAACCACTTATGCTTGCAATCCGCAATTTTCGGGTCAAACGAATTCCACAATAAAtcattacaataataaaatagaaaaaaaataacttaAAAGAACAATAAACTAGATGTATACTAAAACTAAAGAACTAATTAATCTAACCTAAAATCATTCCAATCATTAGACTAAATGTATACTAAATTAAAACAACAAATTAACTCAACCTTGAAAACATTCAAAATAACAAAGTAAAAGAAAAACAATTAATTAATCTAATGACTATACtcaaacaataaaataaagaaacttAGTATTAAAACACTTTAATAAAGTATTAAAAACTACCATTAAAATACATGAACTTCTTTCCACAATCTATTAAAATGAACatttaaagtaactaaacaagaagagagaaagagagagagagagagagagagagagagagagagagagagagagagagagagagagagagagagagagagagagagagaatgagtaGAGTGGAGTGGTCGTAGGGGACCTCTCACACAGCAGCTACGACTGCTGTGTATTCTCTTTGCAGCAGCGCACGACCCCCAAGGAGCTCCCCTAAACCCTAGCTAAAAACCCTATACTCTAGCCCTCctcctttactctttacttttctctttctttttaaacAATAAAGCACACACCCACCAGAGTGCTGCTAGCCACCCGCGAGTTCTTTAAAGCTCCTAGCCCCTTCTTTGTTGGTGCAAGGCCGGGTCAACCCGACCCACCtcatttcttctttctttttagcTTTCCTTTCTTCCCTCTTCTGCCCTCCACGCCTCACTTCAGTGCCCAGCTTGTTCTTCACACTGCCAACCCTCCTTTTGCACACACACACGACCTTCTTTTGCTTCAAATCAACTCACACACACGACCCGGCTTCACGGAAGAAGACTCACGGGCTGCCCTTCACAAACCCACACGCACAATAAtgttcacatattttttttttcttcttgatttcTTCGTTAAATGTCCAAGGAAACCTTCGGCGTGTAAATTCTCAATTGAAGCGCACGGATTGCATGGCTCCTTCACGGGCTCAAACTCACGCATGCATAGCTCTCCTTCATGGCTcggttttaatttttaaaaataatcccTGAAATAATAAAACACGAGTATTTATAAATTTACGGTAAAAATAGAATAATTATCTCAAATAAGCTCAATGTTGAAATACCGAACATAactagacatttaattaaaattaaaatatttaattaataattttaaacgcctaattacgcacttttgatgcataatcacacccccaactaacgttttactagtctctagtaaataacgtgaatgcaatcagACCAAGGGAGTAGCAACTAAAATTCCAACGCTtatgaaaatcacatgccatgaaaataggcttaatgagtttaggaacacaggacaCAGATTAACCCAAGTTACGTATCAATTGAGAGATTTATACATCATTTAGTAAAATAACTAAGATACTGAAAAGTAACAAAGTTCACGTGTACAAGAGAGGatcagaattccaagattgactaccaatagacattAACAGCTTCAATCACAATCAATTAGTTTAAGACAACCGCAcagtcttactctaattcaaaaccattgtattggtgactttcacactattacactttaatagacacccactttcttgattagttaggaaCCCGGTAGTAGGTCACGCTACTACaaggtacccactttttgtttagttaggaccccagcaataggtagccctttccaatacacaatcgcttccccttttctttttctttttttgatttttttcctTCTTGCTATTAATCCCTAGCatgtttctaatttttatttgcttcaaacttttttttttttgtttttttttctttcttttctaggccattaggatatggttcattagagtcccaaacaattgaAGTGCATCAACTAAAAATAAACtaaaggtagtctttctaagttttctaacctgtgtagtgtgtgtagtAAGACTTTCAACCTCCTTCCCTTGggtgaaactaagtgaaatggataaaaatctcttttgatttaaactttgatttcactacatcctacatgtttcatatcctcaagaaaaaaaaaattggcatgtaacgttcacaaatgaGGAATTTAGCATGCTTTGAGTGCcataacaatattttcccaagGTAAACCAACATATGTTTAAAACATGCAAATCACAGGGTAAATTCGCTTCCACCCCCCAACTAGAatgtagcattgtcctcaatgatgCAGGAGAAATGAAAGAATTTACCCAAAAGAGCAGTTAAATGTAAAGCAAAACAACTGTAAGACGAACAGAGAAGTAAAGGAAAAAGTACAAGACAAAGGAAAAAAGAAATATCTGAACAGCTTTGAAAAGAGTGCAATCCTAGGAAATAAGAAATAACAACTAAAGAATGAAAGAaaacaatgagaaaaataaaattacaaataaagaACTATACTAAGTGAGATCAAGCAGATGTAGAGTAGATTCCTCAGGTGCAAAGTTGGAGATAAAAGGCTTGAGCCTTTGATCATTAACCTTAAAAACTTTACCATTATGAGGATTCAGAATCTCTCCAGCACCATGAGGAAAAACAGTCTTTACCCCAAAAGGCCCATTCCAAGGAGACCTTAACTTACCAGGAAACAAGTGTAATCAAGAGTTGTACAATAATACTTGTTGGTCGGGCTCAAAAGTCTTACACTGAATGTGTTTATCATGGAATTCCTTCATTTGTTCCTTGGACAATTTAGAATTGTTGTAAGCATCCATCATCAGCACATCCAATTCAGATAACTGCAATTTTCTCACACAACCAGTCTCATCAATGTTAAAATTGCATTGCTTAATAGCCTAATACGCCCTATGTTCCAACTCTACAGGAAAATGGCAAGCCCTACTATACACTAATCTATATGGATACATGCCcaaaatggttttaaaagctGTTCTATAGGCCCACAAGCTATCCAACAATCTCAAAGACCAATCCTTCTTGTTTGGGTTAACAGTTTTCTCAAGGATGTTTTGAATTTCCCTATTTGCTAGTTCAGCCTGTCCATTGATTTGAGGGTGATAAGTAGTAGAGATTTTGTGATGGATACCATACTTCTTCAATAAGGCTGAAACATGTTTGTTGCAAAAGTGCGTGCCCTGATCACTGATTATGG
The sequence above is a segment of the Malania oleifera isolate guangnan ecotype guangnan chromosome 8, ASM2987363v1, whole genome shotgun sequence genome. Coding sequences within it:
- the LOC131162269 gene encoding protein IQ-DOMAIN 32 isoform X2, producing MGRSASCFKIITCGSDAVDNGDLEASESKGSSDKRGWSFRKRSARHRVLSNTVTSEAPSGNKDNSESATINIETPINSSVPEKISKLQWPDDKTQFSASGDSKVSETLIATESETKVDTNLEKESKVDTHLEESLAIIIQTAIRGFLAHEMLLKHKNAVKLQAAVRGHLVRRHAVGTLRCVQAIVKMQALVRARRARLSLEESNKEEKLAGNNEKGNDSSRPLDHSLSKSKVRSASIEKLLSNGFARQLMESTSKTKPINIRCDPSKPNSAWTWLERWMSVSSSNLTKLERPESNVEQQEQEKAENCAAPVEVDESADMESFVKEMAVPFESEESLITYEAENFEFHTGLPSTTSKGDDNADTSNVKIESDPLLNQNIQSDGSTRGELNSLTTNPAMDSEQPKRSMKRFASEQLETDGKKFVFGSRKSSNPAFVAAQSKFEELSSSANPGRSVSSSNQDTGLESNLETVSSAVDSVIQTKELGLAENSVPNNLRVQVGGSECGTELSVTSTLDSPDVSEVGVTEYEHETKVPEGVGNLNSTDNQGVETPDVSANTESNPSHSLPVQPGKTDGVNIESANSVVVVASLLIEEKPERTASDLQVELGSETGRQAYRSSSEASPRSHVTVPESQGTPASQLSVNAKRSKTDKSGSNHRRRSLSAGKKSPSNPNYDSGARSSTDQLPKDQKTGKRRSSFGLPRADNVDQEPRDSTSSSSILPSYMQPTESARAKAYASNSPRSSPDVQDKELYAKKRHSLPCANGRQGSPRIQRSTSQAQQGAKGNGAHPHERKWQR
- the LOC131162269 gene encoding protein IQ-DOMAIN 32 isoform X1 encodes the protein MGRSASCFKIITCGSDAVDNGDLEASESKGSSDKRGWSFRKRSARHRVLSNTVTSEAPSGNKDNSESATINIETPINSSVPEKISKLQWPDDKTQFSASGDSKVSETLIATESETKVDTNLEKESKVDTHLEESLAIIIQTAIRGFLAHEMLLKHKNAVKLQAAVRGHLVRRHAVGTLRCVQAIVKMQALVRARRARLSLEESNKEEKLAGNNEKGNDSSRPLVKDHSLSKSKVRSASIEKLLSNGFARQLMESTSKTKPINIRCDPSKPNSAWTWLERWMSVSSSNLTKLERPESNVEQQEQEKAENCAAPVEVDESADMESFVKEMAVPFESEESLITYEAENFEFHTGLPSTTSKGDDNADTSNVKIESDPLLNQNIQSDGSTRGELNSLTTNPAMDSEQPKRSMKRFASEQLETDGKKFVFGSRKSSNPAFVAAQSKFEELSSSANPGRSVSSSNQDTGLESNLETVSSAVDSVIQTKELGLAENSVPNNLRVQVGGSECGTELSVTSTLDSPDVSEVGVTEYEHETKVPEGVGNLNSTDNQGVETPDVSANTESNPSHSLPVQPGKTDGVNIESANSVVVVASLLIEEKPERTASDLQVELGSETGRQAYRSSSEASPRSHVTVPESQGTPASQLSVNAKRSKTDKSGSNHRRRSLSAGKKSPSNPNYDSGARSSTDQLPKDQKTGKRRSSFGLPRADNVDQEPRDSTSSSSILPSYMQPTESARAKAYASNSPRSSPDVQDKELYAKKRHSLPCANGRQGSPRIQRSTSQAQQGAKGNGAHPHERKWQR